In Fusarium falciforme chromosome 9, complete sequence, the following are encoded in one genomic region:
- a CDS encoding Trimethyllysine dioxygenase has product MIGRLSAVTRPSSAALLGRSAARRARNHAVAGFKASTTRWSSSGRTVALGNGSKISLSRKEQGRPAHRTFPNLWLRDNCQCTQCVNQDTRQRNFDTFQLPEDVHPVNFSETEKHLEVQWSDSHKSQHPWSWLDSWFEGGYAEQFGQDETRVFWNSSIEDAPPEVAFDAVMDKSDEKGMADLTRNIWVHGFSFVVDTPPTPEATESLLEKVGPIRTTHYGGFYDFIPDLALADTAYTNLALPAHTDTTYFSEPAGLQAFHLLSHHAPPNAKPTDDALGGQSLLVDGFHIASTLKKESPEAYETLRSIQVPWHASGNKGIAIVPDRTYPVIEEDNGELTRVRWNNDDRGILDVFNAEKWYSAARKWNEIIRRRSSEYWFQLTPGRVVIFDNWRVMHGRSAFEGIRRICGAYTPRDDFMSRYRETNFPHETVIGRNLNMRSRQPTENKQEHEAITRAP; this is encoded by the exons ATGATCGGCCGACTCAGTGCTGTTACTCGTCCCTCAAG CGCCGCTCTGTTGGGCCGCTCTGCAGCCAGACGTGCGCGCAACCATGCTGTTGCCGGCTTCAAGGCATCCACCACGAGATGGTCATCCAGTGGCAGAACTGTCGCGCTTGGGAATGGATCCAAAATCAGCCTGAGCCGCAAGGAGCAAGGACGCCCTGCTCATCGGACGTT TCCCAATTTGTGGTTGCG GGATAACTGCCAGTGCACCCAGTGCGTCAATCAGGACACGCGGCAGCGAAACTTTGATACATTCCAG TTGCCAGAGGACGTCCACCCAGTCAATTTCTCAGAGACTGAGAAGCACCTCGAGGTTCAGT GGTCTGATTCCCACAAGAGTCAACATCCCTGGTCCTGGCTCGACAGCTGGTTCGAGGGAGGATATGCCGAGCAGTTCGGCCAAGACGA GACTCGAGTGTTCTGGAATTCAAGCATCGAGGATGCACCTCCCGAGGTTGCATTTGATGCTGTCATGGACAAGTCTGATGAGAAGGGCATGGCTGATCTCACCAGAAACATC TGGGTGCATGGATTTAGTTTCGTTGTCGACACACCCCCAACACCAGAGGCCACTGAATCCCTCCTGGAAAAGGTTGGCCCTATCCGAACTACTCACTACGGAGGGTTCTACGACTTCATCCCAGATCTCGCTCTAGCCGACACGGCGTACACAAACCTTGCCCTCCCTGCTCACACAGATACGACCTACTTCAGCGAGCCTGCTGGCCTACAGGCCTTCCACTTGCTGTCCCACCACGCTCCCCCTAACGCAAAGCCAACCGATGATGCTCTCGGCGGCCAATCACTCCTTGTCGATGGCTTCCACATTGCCAGCACACTGAAGAAGGAGTCCCCCGAGGCGTACGAGACCCTTCGATCGATTCAGGTTCCATGGCACGCCAGCGGCAACAAGGGCATTGCCATCGTGCCGGACCGCACATACCCTGtcatcgaggaggacaaTGGCGAGCTGACTCGGGTTCGCTGGAACAATGATGACCGTGGCATCTTGGATGTCTTTAACGCCGAGAAGTGGTATAGTGCAGCTCGCAAGTGGAATGAGATTATTCGCCGCCGAAGCAGCGAGTACTGGTTCCAGCTGACGCCAGGCCGCGTCGTCA TCTTTGACAACTGGCGTGTCATGCACGGTCGAAGCGCTTTCGAGGGCATTCGACGAATCTGTGGAGCTTATA CTCCCCGAGATGACTTTATGTCTCGTTACCGCGAGACCAACTTCCCCCACGAAACGGTTATTGGACGCAACCTCAACATGAGGTCGAGGCAACCAACAGAGAACAAGCAGGAGCACGAGGCTATCACTCGAGCACCTTGA